The following is a genomic window from Chryseobacterium ginsenosidimutans.
CATGGGAAAAATCATCATGCAGAAGGCTGTTTTTCAGAATATGTGATAGAATTTAAATTGATGACCGAAAATGGTGAGATTATTACCTGTTCAAGAGAACAAAATACAGATAAATTCTGGGCTACCATTGGTGGGATGGGATTGACAGGAATTATTCTTACGGCAAAATTTAAGCTTAAAAATATAGAATCTGCTTACATTCGTCAGGAAAGCATTAAAGCAGAAAATCTGGATGAAATATTCAGGTTATTTGACGAAAGTGAAAGCTGGACATACACCGTTGCATGGATCGACTGCCTTCAAAAAGGAAAAAATATAGGAAGAAGTATTCTGATGAGAGGCGAACATGCTTTTCAACATGAATTACCTCAGAATTTAAAGGATAAATCGTTAAGATTAAAGAAAAAATTCGAACCGACAGTTCCTTTTTATTTTCCGGGATTTGTTTTAAATGCTTTAACAGTAAGGATTTTTAATTTCCTGTACTATAAAAAGCAGTCAAAAAAAGAGGTTAAAAATTTCATCGATTACGAAACGTTTTTCTATCCCTTGGATGCTATTCATGAATGGAACAAAATTTATGGTAAAGCAGGATTTATCCAATATCAAATGGTAATTCCGAAAGAAACAGGAAAAGAAGGGATGAAAAGAATTCTGGAAAACATTGCGAATAGCGGAAATGGCTCTTTTTTAGCAGTTTTAAAACTTTTCGGAAAACACAATCCCGAAGCTTACAATTCTTTCCCGTTTGAGGGCTATACATTGGCTTTAGATTTTAAAGTTAATTCAAAATTGAAGAAACTGGTAGATCAGTTGGATCAGATCGTGCAGGAATTCGGAGGTAGAATTTACCTTACCAAAGACAGTATGAGCAGATCTTCTCTCACCAATTATCTTAAAAATACGCAGAGTTCAAAATTTGTGTCTTTACAGCACAAAAGAATCTTAAATAATAATTAACACAAATGATCGTTTTAGGAAGTACATCGGAAGTAGCACAGGCTTTTGTAGAAGAAGCATTGCAAAAAGGAGAAAAGTTTGAAAAAATCTATCTTTTCACCTCCAGCAAAGAGACGACCGAAAGATTTGCCAGACATATTGATGTGAAATTTCTTCAGCAGGCAGAAGTTATCGAGCTTGATTTAATGAAAGAAATCGATTATAATCAATTTGATAATATCAATTCTAATCTGTTATTTTGTGCAATAGGATATTTGGGAGAAGGAACAGAAGAAAGCTTATACGACAATAAAAATACGGAGAGAATTATTGATATTAATTACTCAAAACTGGTTCCTGTAATGAATTATTTTGCTCAGAAATTCGAAAGCAGAAGATCAGGAACGATCATCGGTTTGTCATCTGTAGCGGGAGATCGCGGAAGACAGAGTAATTTTATTTACGGAAGTGCAAAAGCAGCTTTTGCAGCGTATTTAAGTGGATTAAGAAATTATCTTTTTGATAAAAAAGTTCACGTTCTTACCGTAAAGCCAGGTTTTATGGCAACCAAAATGACAGAAGGTTTACCATTAAACCCAAAATTGACGGCAACTCCGAAACAGGCCGCAGCATGTATTTTTAAAGCTTATAAAAAGCAGAAAAATGTAGTGTATGTTTTACCTATTTGGGGAATTATTATGATGATCATCAGGAATATTCCTGAATTTATATTTAAAAAATTAAAACTTTAGTGTAAAATGAAAAAATTGTATTGTTTTGATTTTGACGGAACTCTGACTTACAAGGATACAATGTTTATGTATCTGAAATTCTATGATCCAATAAAATTCCAGATACAGTTTTTGAAACACGTTCCGCTTTTTGTTTTATTAAAGTTAAAACTTGCCGAAACAGAAAAGGTAAAGAAAAGTTTCATCGGGTCTATTCTAAAAGGGCAGACGCAGGAGAAAATTGAGAAAAAATCTAAACAGTTTTTTGAAGAACATTATCCTAAAATCGTTAGGGAAAATGCCCTCGACTTTATTCAAAATATAGATCGTGATAATACGAGAAGTCTATTGGTAACTGCCTCTCTTGATATTTGGGCAAAACCTTTTGCTGATGCTTTTAAAATGCAGCTTGTTGCTACCAAAGCAGAGTTCCGGAACGGTGTTTTTACGGGAAATTTTATTGGGAATAATTGCAATGGAAAGGAGAAATTACTAAGAATAAAAGCAGAAATCAGCGACAATAAATACGATAAAATCATCGCTTTCGGCGATACTTCCGGAGATAAGCCAATGCTAAAATGGGCAAATGAAGGACATTATCAATTTTTTCACTAATTTTGGATGGTTAAAAGAAGAGAATGAAAGCAACTTGAATTTTTCAGGTAATAACTTATTTTTCTTCATTTTTCGTGCTATTACATATCCATAGAATTAAATGTTCAAAGTAAAATGAATAAAATATACTTAGATAACGCTGCTACAACCCCTCTTTCAGAAGAAGTTATCGATGCAATGGTGGCTACCATGAAAATGAATTTTGGAAATCCGTCTTCGACACACAGTTTCGGGCAGGAAGCAAAAATTCTTATCGAAAATGTCAGAAGGCAGGTTGCAGAATATCTTCATGTAACTCCCGCAGAGATTATTTTCACTTCTTGCGGTACAGAATCAAACAATATGATCATCAAATCCAGTGTAGAACATCTTGGGGTTGAAAGAATCATCAGTTCTCCTTTGGAGCACAAATGTGTTTCTGAAAGCATTCTGGATATGAAAAGCAGGAAAGGAGTGGAGGTAAATTACATCCGTCCAAACGAAAAAGGAGATATTGATCTTAAGAAATTAGAAGAATTATTAAAATCTTCCGATAAGAAAACATTGGTAAGCTTAATGCACGTCAACAATGAGATCGGAAATATTTATGATATTAAAAAAATAGCAGAATTGTGCAAAGCTAATAATGCACTTTTCCATTCAGATACTGTACAGACAATGGCTCACATGAATTTGGATTTCTCTGACATTCAGGTTGATTTTGCATCTTGCAGTGCCCATAAATTCCACGGACCAAAAGGCGTTGGTTTCGCTTTCATCAGAAAATCAAGTGGTTTAAAAGGAATTATCACAGGAGGACCACAGGAGAGAAGTTTAAGAGCTGGAACCGAGAATGTTGCCGGGATTGTTGGTTTAGGAAAAGCTTTGGAGATTTCTCTTAAAAATCTGGAAGCTTACACAAACCACATGCAGGAAATCAAAGGTTACGCTGCAGAAAGGCTTACAGAAGAAATTCCAGGGATTAAATTCAATGGAAGAAGCTTAGAGAAAGAAAATAGTCTTTACACTGTTTTAAGTGCTTTATTGCCCTATAAAAACCCTCTAATCGGACTTCAGTTAGATATGAAAGGAATTGCCATTTCTCAGGGAAGCGCATGTTCGTCGGGAGCCTCAAAACCTTCCATGGTAATGATGATGGTTTTATCTGAGGATGAAATGGATCATTGTACGCCGCTTCGTATTTCATTCAGCCATATGACAACTAAAGAGGATATTGACGCTTTGGTAGCAGCTTTGAAAGAAATTTCACAGGATTTCGTTATAGAAAATACAAATGTTGAGCATAGATAACTCTATTACTCAAAAAGCGTAATTTTGAATATCCAAATTAAGGAAATTAAGAATAATATTAATTTAAATAAAAGAGACAAAAATGGCTTTAGAAATTACAGATAGCTCATTTCAAGAGGTTTTAAAATCAGATAAACCTGTATTAGTAGACTTTTGGGCAGTATGGTGCGGACCATGTAGAACATTAGGACCAATCATCGAAGAAGTAGCAAACGATTTCGAAGGAAAGGCAGTAGTAGGAAAGGTGGATGTTGACAACAACCAGGAAATTTCTATGAAATATGGTATCAGAAATATCCCTACAGTTCTAATTTTTAAGAACGGTGAGGTTGTTGATAAATTAGTTGGTGTGGCTCCAAAAGAAGTGATCGCTGAAAAATTAAGCGCACACTTATAAAAATAATAAGTTTGATAATGAATGCCTTCCGCTTTTGGAAGGTATTTTTTTTGGAAATAATTTGCAGGTAACGAAAAAAGTTGTAGTTTTGCAATCACAAAAAAGAAACGAAGTTCTTTACATTTAAGATACAACAATAAAAAATTTGATCCGGTAGTTCAGCTGGTTAGAATGCCGCCCTGTCACGGCGGAGGTCGCGGGTTCGAGTCCCGTCCGGATCGCAAAAAGTTTTTATTCAATTTACTTTTAAAACAAAATTGATCCGGTAGTTCAGCTGGTTAGAATGCCGCCCTGTCACGGCGGAGGTCGCGGGTTCGAGTCCCGTCCGGATCGCAAAAGTTTTCTTCAATTTACTTTTAAAACAAAATTGATCCGGTAGTTCAGCTGGTTAGAATGCCGCCCTGTCACGGCGGAGGTCGCGGGTTCGAGTCCCGTCCGGATCGCAACTACAATATCAAAGTAGTACAAAAAGCTTTAAAACATACGTTTTAAAGCTTTTTTTGTTTTATGTATGTTCAAGGAGAACTAAAAAATCACAATCTGAAAGTGACCTATTCAGTGACCTGTTGAAACAGGTTAAAAAAGGTCACTGGAAATTCAGACAAACCCTGTTCAGCAGCTAGTTCAGCAACTGAATATCTTGTGATAAGTTTTTGCTAAGGTTAATTTTAAATCTTAAACGCTAAACAATATGAACAAGACATTCAATTTACTTTTCTATGTAAAAAAAGCTAAAATCAATTCTGTAGGAGAGTCTCCTATTTATTTGCGGATTACCATCGACGGCAAAATAACCGAGGTAAGCACAAAGCGTACAGTAAAGCCTACGAAATGGAATTCTGCAATGCAGAAGGTTAGTGGTTCTTCAGAAGATTGCAGATCCCTTAATTATTATTTGAAAACATTTGAGCAGAAAGTTTACGACACCTATCACGAATTAATCAGAGATAACGAAACAGTAACTTCTGAGGCTCTTAAGAATAAGTTAGTAGGTAGAGGTAGAATAACCCGAACACTCATTCCCGTTTTTCAGGATCATAATGATCGAATGGAGAAACTTATAGACAAAGAATTTGCCCAAGGAACATTAACCCGTTATAAGACCTGTCTGAAACATACCAAAGATTTTTTGAAATGGAAATACAGTATTACCGACATTGAAATAAAAAAGATCGATTATGCTTTTCTAAACGATTTTGAATTTTTTTTAAGGACTGAAAAATCCTGTAATAATAATTCTGCAGTAAAATATATCAAGAATTTTGGTAAGATTATTCGTATCTGTCTTGCAAATGGATGGCTGGAAAGAGATCCTTTTATGAACTATCATTCTAAGTTTAATGAAGTGACAAGAATGTTCCTTAATGAAAAGGAGATAGAAGTACTTTTTGCCAAAGATTTTAACAATGAAAGATTGTCTTTGGTAAGAGATATTTTTCTGTTCAGCTGTTTCACCGGACTAGCGTACATTGATACTCAAAAACTAACATATCAAAATATCAATTTGGGACTTGATGGCTCTCAATGGATTTATACAAAACGTCAGAAAACTAAAACTACTTCTAATATTCCCTTGCTTTCTCAAACAGAGAAAATTATTGAAAAATACAAAAATCATCCAGTATGTCTTAATAATGGAAAGTTGCTGCCCATTCTTAGTAATCAAAAAATGAATGCATATCTTAAAGAGATTGCTGACTTGTGCGGAATTAACAAAGAATTGACCTATCATATTGCACGACATACCTTTGCAACTACAATCACTTTGTCTAATGGGGTTTCCATTGAAAGTGTTAGTAAAATGCTAGGTCACAAGAGCATTAAGACAACACAGCATTATGCGAAAATACTTGATAAAAAAGTCAGTAAGGATATGATGGAATTGAAACAAAAATTTACTAACAAGGAAACTGTTGTAATTTTTTAGGTAGCTCGGTTTTGCTGAAGGATTTTTGATAATTGTAATAATAAAGATTATCTACTGAACTTTGGGAACAAACTTAATTTCAAGGAAATCGGACTGCGTTTTCCCATCATCTATACGAAGCACTCTTTCGATTTTTATTGATTTATAATAGCTAATTAATTGAAATCTGTGAGTATCATTTATATGTTATTTAATAGATAATGTATTAAAAAAATGCTCAGCAAAAATAAAACAATGGTGACTATGAGCAAGAAAATGTTGTTCTCGTAAAATGTATTATTATTAATACGTTTTTTGTTATTGTAGTAGTTAATATATGAAAATAATAAAACTATAGCTCCAACAATTACAATTATAATCCCTACAAGACTGGAATGTCCATTTTGAAAGTGAACTATGTTTTTAGCTTCTGCAACTAAAGATATCTGCTTAAGAAATAAGGAAAATTTAACTAATACGAATCCGAAACCCATCAATGCTATCGATGTTCGCATCCACGCAAGAAATGTTCTTTCATTTGCCAAATGTTCACTGGTATGATTAGGTTTATCTTTATTCATATCTTATTAAAATTTATCTTGCCCACAATAGCTAACAATACCAAATTTACAAATTAAGTTTGAAATAGATTTTTTATCGATTAGCAATTTGCAACAAGATAAAATGTTCTAGGTTACATATTGACGGTTTACATTCAGAAGAATTACATTATATTAGATGAAATATTTTTGCAATGGAACATACTGCATTTTCTTCCGATGTCATTTCTTCACAGGAATTACTTGATAAGCTTTACCAAAATGGTAATCTAAAAACCTACCGGGAAGGTGAAATCATTCTAGATGAAAATGCTTCGATCCGATCTATACCAATTGTAATGAAGGGATTGTTGAAAGTAATACGAACGGAAGAAGATGGAAGAGAAATATTATTATACTATATTAAAGCAGGTGAAAGCTGCATTATGTCTTTTCTTGGTGGAATGCATAATGAAAAGAGTATTGTAAAGGCAGAAGTTGAAGAAGATTCCGAAATACTTTTCTTACCTGTAGAAAAGGTGTCGCTCTTTATCAAAGAATATCCGGAATGGCTGGACTATATTTTCAGACTATATCACAAACGCTTTGAAGAATTACTGGATATTATTAATGCTATAGCTTTTAAAAAGGTAGATGAGCGACTACTAAATCTTCTTACTAAAAAAGCAGAAATAGCAAATTCAAATACTATAGTCGTTACTCACGAGCAACTTGCGAATGAACTTGGAACAGCAAGAGTTGTTGTTTCCCGACTTCTAAAGCAATTGGAAGATTCTGGAAAAGTGAAATTGGGAAGAAACAAAATTATTGTTTCAGATCTGAATTAAAATTTTCTTATGTAACAAAAGTAGCGGTGCAGTAAACACGAAATATCCATTTTTGTCATATAAAAGTAAAGAGATGGAAATTTTCGGATACATTGCCGCAATATTTATTGGTATTTCCTTAGGGCTGATAGGAGGAGGGGGAAGTATTCTTACTGTGCCTGTCTTAGTATATCTCTTTGGTATAGATGCCTTCGTAGCCACAGAATATTCACTTTTCATAGTTGGAATCAGCAGTGTGGTAGGTTCAGTTTCCTATTTTAAAAAAGGGCTGGTCAATATGAAAACCGCTTTGGTTTTTGGCATTCCGTCAATAATTTCTATTTTTTTGACCAGAAATCTTATTTTGCCACTGATTCCCGATGAGGTTTTTACAATCAGTACTTTGGTGGTGACCAAAGATATCTTATTACTTCTGATTTTTGCAGTATTAATGATCCTCGCTTCCTATAAAATGATTTATAAAAGCGAAGCACTGCAAATACAAACCATTCATTCCGATAAAAACAGCACTCTTTTAGTATTGGGAGAAGGTTCTGCAGTTGGGGTGTTGACTGGTTTGGTCGGTGCGGGTGGGGGCTTTATGATTATTCCAGCACTCGTCAATCTCCTAAAAACCCCAATGAAGGTGGCCATCGGTACCTCGCTCGTCATCATTTCCCTCAATTCCCTTATTGGATTTTTTACTTCAATGCATAATGTTCCCATCAACTGGAAACTACTTGCAACGGTCTCATCCATCTCTATATTAGGGATTATCATAGGGGCACAATTGTCAAAAAAAATAGACGGTGGAAAACTCAAACCTGCTTTCGGCTGGTTCATTCTAACAATGGGAATTTTCATCATCGTAAGAGAAATTTTCTTGTAACTGTTAAGCGACTTTTGCAGTATAATTTTGGCAAAGAATTAATACATCCATCTTCGTTATTTTTTGCAATAGAGCGAAAAAGAAATAATAACTCTTCTGTAACAAAAGTAACCGTAATAGTAATCCTAAAGATATAATTTTGAAATAAATTAATTAAGTACAATGATAGAAGTTATAAAACAACCCTGGCCGTGGTATATAGCGGGTCCGTTAATAGGGCTTACAGTTCCGGCTTTGCTGATAGTGGGCAACAAATCTTTTGGAATCAGTTCCTCTTTAAGGCATATTTGCGCAGCGTGTATTCCTGCCAACATTAATTTTTTCAAATACGACTGGAAAAAAGAACTCTGGAATTTGTTTTTCGTCTTCGGAATTGTACTAGGTGGAATCATTGCTTCCCAGTGGCTGATGAATCCGGGAGAAATCTCTGTCAATCCCAACTTAAAAGCTGAGTTAGCAACGTACGGAATTACCGATTACAGCAATCTCGTTCCAGTTCAGTTAATGAATTTTGCCAGTCTGTTAACTTTAAAAGGTTTCATCACAATGGTTGTCGGTGGATTTCTGGTAGGTTTCGGAACACGCTATGCGGGTGGTTGCACCAGTGGACATGCTATTATGGGATTGTCAAATTTACAGTTGCCATCACTCATTGCAACCATTTGTTTTATGGCAGGAGGTTTTTTAATGGCGAATGTGATTTTGCCGATTATTCTTTCACTTTAATTTGAAATAAGATGACAAAAGAAAAAGATTTAAGTCCACAGGACAGCGTTGGCGCAACACAAAGCTATTTGACTCAAAAATGGTATTACAATCTGAAGTACCTTTTTGTGGGAGTAGCATTCGGAATTGTTTTTGTAAAAGCAGAGATCATCAGCTGGTTCAGGATTCAGGAGATGTTCCGTTTGCAGTCGTTTTTTATGTACGGCGTAATCGGTAGTGCAGTTCTTACAGGAATGATTTCAGTGTTTATTATTAAGAAATTCAACATCGAAACAATTTATGGGGAAAAGATTTCAATTGCACCGAAGAAATTTAACAAAGGGCAGATCTATGGCGGATTGATTTTCGGTTTTGGCTGGGCGATTACAGGGGCTTGCCCGGGACCCCTTTTTGCACAGATCGGAACGGGAGCATTGGCAGTTGTCGTTACTTTAATCAGTGCTATTTTAGGAACCTGGGTCTATGGATATTTGAGGGATAAATTACCCCACTAATATATTTTTCAGTAAAAATCTAATTCTTTGAGACTGGTTCGGCTTGGATGCAGTCTCTTTTTTTATTCAGGGATATGTCTTGTTTATCACTGTTGATGATCTGTATTTCTTGCTTTATTATCAGATCATCAAATTATTTTCAGACAAATAGGTCACATCCTGACGTATTAGGTAATAGGGGTAGCATTCGTTCACTAATTTGTATATTAAAAACTAATATAGAGGATACCGATCAGGAAACGATCTATCAGAAAACAATTATAGTTATCTTAGTAGAGTGACGACTGATAGATTAAAAAAAATTAACTTATGTAACAAAAGTAGCGGTATGGCAATTTACAAACACTGAAATTTGTACTATAAAAATTAAAAGTTTAACCTTTAAAAAATTAATGGATGTTTTTTCAGCATATTTACGATAAGAGCCTTGCGCAGGCCAGTTATTTAATCGGTTGTCAGGCGAAAGGCGAAGCCATCGTAATAGACGCCAAAAGAGATATTGATACCTATCTACAGGTTGCCAATGAAAACAATCTGAAGATCACACATATTGCAGAAACCCATATTCATGCCGATTTCTTGTCAGGTTCCAGAGAACTTGCGGAAGTTACCGGAGCTAAAATGTATCTTTCGGATGAAGGTGGTGAGGACTGGCAATATGAGTTTCCGCATATTGGTGTAACCGACGGAGATATTATTACTGTTGGAAATCTTAGCCTAAAAGTAATTCATACACCAGGACATACACCTGAAAGTGTTAGTTTTCTTTTGACTGACCATCCTGCTACTGACGAACCGGTAATGATCTTTACAGGCGACTTTATCTTTGTTGGCGACATAGGAAGACCTGATCTGTTGGAGAAGGCTGCCGGAATTGTCGGTAATCAGGAAGATGGTGCGAAAGAAATGTTTCATTCTGTCAGGGATTTCACTAAACTGCCGGAGTTTATCCAGGTCTGGCCAGGCCACGGTGCTGGTTCCGCTTGCGGAAAATCTTTGGGAGCAGTTCCAAGTTCTACGGTAGGTTACGAAAAGATAACCAATTGGGCTTTCCAGTACGACGAAGATGAGGACGGTTTTGTAGACTATCTGCTGGAAGGGCAGCCGGAACCTCCAAAATATTTCGCAATGATGAAGAAGCTTAATAAAGTGGAAAGGCCTTTATTGACGGAAGTTCCCAAACATAAGAAACTTTCCAAAGGTGTGTTTTTGGAGGCTTACCATAATGGCGTTAAAATAATTGATACGAGAAACAAAGAAGATTTTGCTGACGGATTTATTCCAAGCAGTATTAATATTCAGGGGAATAATTCTTTTTCCACTTGGGTGGGATGGCTCGTAGATTACTCGGAACCTTTCATTCTGATCGCTCCGGAAGAAAAAATGGACGATCTTACACGGAAATTAATGAGAATCGGGATGGATCAAATGTTGGGATATATCGTTACAGTTGAAAATTTAGGCTTAGATCTCCAAACCGCTGACGTTGTAGGAATTGAAGAATTTAGATCATATCTGAACAGAGATGACATTCAGGTAGTAGATGTAAGAAATCAAACGGAATACGAAACTGCACATATCGAAAATGCCGAAAATGTTTTTGTAGGAACATTGGAAGATAATCTTGACGAGATATCCAGTAGTAAGCCGGTGGTCATTCATTGCCAAAGCGGTGATAGAGCCACCATTGCATATTCACTGCTGAAAAAAAATGGATTTGTGAATGTGAAAAATTTTTCAGGCGGAATGAAGGAATGGACAGAAAAAGCTAACCCTGTAAAGAAATAAAATGGATTTACTATCATTGTTATTTGGCAAAAAGGATAATTCTGCTGTGATAAAAGCTTTGGATGAAGGTGCTTTTTTAGTTGATGTGAGAACTCCCGGAGAATTTGCTTCAGGAAGTGCAGAAGGAGCTGTGAACATTCCTCTGAGAATGATTAAAGACCAACTCTCAGAATTCAAAAACAAGGAAAATATCATTGTTTTTTGTAAAAGTGGAACCCGAAGTGCAATAGCAAAAGGTACTTTAGAGCGAAACGGACTTGCTAAAATTTTTAATGGCGGAAGCCTAAAAAATATGATTAAACTAATCGAAAAATAATGAAAGACCTCTGGAACGAACGATACAGGCAATCTGATTTCGTTTACGGCGATCAGCCCAACGTGTATTTTGCAGAAAAATTGGCTGGACTTAAACTGGGGAAAGCAATTTTTCCCGCTGAAGGAGAAGGCAGAAATGCTGTTTTTGCCGCGACGAAAGGTTTTGAAGTCGATGCTTTCGACCAGAGTGAAGAAGGCAAAAAGAAAGCTGAGCGACTTGCGGATAAAAATTCGGTCACCATTACTTATAATTCGGTTTCGGCGGATCAAATCAACTATGAAAACGGGAGTTTTGACCTATTGGTAATGATATTTGCCCATTTTCCTGAAAAAATGAGACGTGATCTGCACAGGCAATTTTCTTCGCTTGTCAGGAAAGGTGGAAAGATTATTCTGGAAGGATTTAGTAAAGACCATTCCGTGTTTCAGAAAGAAAATCCAAA
Proteins encoded in this region:
- a CDS encoding FAD-binding oxidoreductase, whose amino-acid sequence is MKPNFIQKVTNWGNFPIVEKEMRSEDSFKRIKEFVLNHNEVIARGNGRCYGDASLGEHIFSTKKLNKFISFDRLNGIIECESGVLLSEVLEISVPQGYFLYVTPGTKFVSVGGAIASDVHGKNHHAEGCFSEYVIEFKLMTENGEIITCSREQNTDKFWATIGGMGLTGIILTAKFKLKNIESAYIRQESIKAENLDEIFRLFDESESWTYTVAWIDCLQKGKNIGRSILMRGEHAFQHELPQNLKDKSLRLKKKFEPTVPFYFPGFVLNALTVRIFNFLYYKKQSKKEVKNFIDYETFFYPLDAIHEWNKIYGKAGFIQYQMVIPKETGKEGMKRILENIANSGNGSFLAVLKLFGKHNPEAYNSFPFEGYTLALDFKVNSKLKKLVDQLDQIVQEFGGRIYLTKDSMSRSSLTNYLKNTQSSKFVSLQHKRILNNN
- a CDS encoding SDR family NAD(P)-dependent oxidoreductase, translated to MIVLGSTSEVAQAFVEEALQKGEKFEKIYLFTSSKETTERFARHIDVKFLQQAEVIELDLMKEIDYNQFDNINSNLLFCAIGYLGEGTEESLYDNKNTERIIDINYSKLVPVMNYFAQKFESRRSGTIIGLSSVAGDRGRQSNFIYGSAKAAFAAYLSGLRNYLFDKKVHVLTVKPGFMATKMTEGLPLNPKLTATPKQAAACIFKAYKKQKNVVYVLPIWGIIMMIIRNIPEFIFKKLKL
- a CDS encoding HAD family hydrolase; translation: MKKLYCFDFDGTLTYKDTMFMYLKFYDPIKFQIQFLKHVPLFVLLKLKLAETEKVKKSFIGSILKGQTQEKIEKKSKQFFEEHYPKIVRENALDFIQNIDRDNTRSLLVTASLDIWAKPFADAFKMQLVATKAEFRNGVFTGNFIGNNCNGKEKLLRIKAEISDNKYDKIIAFGDTSGDKPMLKWANEGHYQFFH
- a CDS encoding cysteine desulfurase family protein, with protein sequence MNKIYLDNAATTPLSEEVIDAMVATMKMNFGNPSSTHSFGQEAKILIENVRRQVAEYLHVTPAEIIFTSCGTESNNMIIKSSVEHLGVERIISSPLEHKCVSESILDMKSRKGVEVNYIRPNEKGDIDLKKLEELLKSSDKKTLVSLMHVNNEIGNIYDIKKIAELCKANNALFHSDTVQTMAHMNLDFSDIQVDFASCSAHKFHGPKGVGFAFIRKSSGLKGIITGGPQERSLRAGTENVAGIVGLGKALEISLKNLEAYTNHMQEIKGYAAERLTEEIPGIKFNGRSLEKENSLYTVLSALLPYKNPLIGLQLDMKGIAISQGSACSSGASKPSMVMMMVLSEDEMDHCTPLRISFSHMTTKEDIDALVAALKEISQDFVIENTNVEHR
- the trxA gene encoding thioredoxin, whose amino-acid sequence is MALEITDSSFQEVLKSDKPVLVDFWAVWCGPCRTLGPIIEEVANDFEGKAVVGKVDVDNNQEISMKYGIRNIPTVLIFKNGEVVDKLVGVAPKEVIAEKLSAHL
- a CDS encoding site-specific integrase, producing MNKTFNLLFYVKKAKINSVGESPIYLRITIDGKITEVSTKRTVKPTKWNSAMQKVSGSSEDCRSLNYYLKTFEQKVYDTYHELIRDNETVTSEALKNKLVGRGRITRTLIPVFQDHNDRMEKLIDKEFAQGTLTRYKTCLKHTKDFLKWKYSITDIEIKKIDYAFLNDFEFFLRTEKSCNNNSAVKYIKNFGKIIRICLANGWLERDPFMNYHSKFNEVTRMFLNEKEIEVLFAKDFNNERLSLVRDIFLFSCFTGLAYIDTQKLTYQNINLGLDGSQWIYTKRQKTKTTSNIPLLSQTEKIIEKYKNHPVCLNNGKLLPILSNQKMNAYLKEIADLCGINKELTYHIARHTFATTITLSNGVSIESVSKMLGHKSIKTTQHYAKILDKKVSKDMMELKQKFTNKETVVIF
- a CDS encoding YidH family protein, producing the protein MNKDKPNHTSEHLANERTFLAWMRTSIALMGFGFVLVKFSLFLKQISLVAEAKNIVHFQNGHSSLVGIIIVIVGAIVLLFSYINYYNNKKRINNNTFYENNIFLLIVTIVLFLLSIFLIHYLLNNI
- a CDS encoding Crp/Fnr family transcriptional regulator translates to MEHTAFSSDVISSQELLDKLYQNGNLKTYREGEIILDENASIRSIPIVMKGLLKVIRTEEDGREILLYYIKAGESCIMSFLGGMHNEKSIVKAEVEEDSEILFLPVEKVSLFIKEYPEWLDYIFRLYHKRFEELLDIINAIAFKKVDERLLNLLTKKAEIANSNTIVVTHEQLANELGTARVVVSRLLKQLEDSGKVKLGRNKIIVSDLN
- a CDS encoding sulfite exporter TauE/SafE family protein, translating into MEIFGYIAAIFIGISLGLIGGGGSILTVPVLVYLFGIDAFVATEYSLFIVGISSVVGSVSYFKKGLVNMKTALVFGIPSIISIFLTRNLILPLIPDEVFTISTLVVTKDILLLLIFAVLMILASYKMIYKSEALQIQTIHSDKNSTLLVLGEGSAVGVLTGLVGAGGGFMIIPALVNLLKTPMKVAIGTSLVIISLNSLIGFFTSMHNVPINWKLLATVSSISILGIIIGAQLSKKIDGGKLKPAFGWFILTMGIFIIVREIFL
- a CDS encoding YeeE/YedE family protein, which produces MIEVIKQPWPWYIAGPLIGLTVPALLIVGNKSFGISSSLRHICAACIPANINFFKYDWKKELWNLFFVFGIVLGGIIASQWLMNPGEISVNPNLKAELATYGITDYSNLVPVQLMNFASLLTLKGFITMVVGGFLVGFGTRYAGGCTSGHAIMGLSNLQLPSLIATICFMAGGFLMANVILPIILSL
- a CDS encoding DUF6691 family protein; amino-acid sequence: MTKEKDLSPQDSVGATQSYLTQKWYYNLKYLFVGVAFGIVFVKAEIISWFRIQEMFRLQSFFMYGVIGSAVLTGMISVFIIKKFNIETIYGEKISIAPKKFNKGQIYGGLIFGFGWAITGACPGPLFAQIGTGALAVVVTLISAILGTWVYGYLRDKLPH
- a CDS encoding MBL fold metallo-hydrolase, whose product is MFFQHIYDKSLAQASYLIGCQAKGEAIVIDAKRDIDTYLQVANENNLKITHIAETHIHADFLSGSRELAEVTGAKMYLSDEGGEDWQYEFPHIGVTDGDIITVGNLSLKVIHTPGHTPESVSFLLTDHPATDEPVMIFTGDFIFVGDIGRPDLLEKAAGIVGNQEDGAKEMFHSVRDFTKLPEFIQVWPGHGAGSACGKSLGAVPSSTVGYEKITNWAFQYDEDEDGFVDYLLEGQPEPPKYFAMMKKLNKVERPLLTEVPKHKKLSKGVFLEAYHNGVKIIDTRNKEDFADGFIPSSINIQGNNSFSTWVGWLVDYSEPFILIAPEEKMDDLTRKLMRIGMDQMLGYIVTVENLGLDLQTADVVGIEEFRSYLNRDDIQVVDVRNQTEYETAHIENAENVFVGTLEDNLDEISSSKPVVIHCQSGDRATIAYSLLKKNGFVNVKNFSGGMKEWTEKANPVKK
- a CDS encoding rhodanese-like domain-containing protein, with the protein product MDLLSLLFGKKDNSAVIKALDEGAFLVDVRTPGEFASGSAEGAVNIPLRMIKDQLSEFKNKENIIVFCKSGTRSAIAKGTLERNGLAKIFNGGSLKNMIKLIEK